The Arthrobacter sp. NicSoilC5 genome has a window encoding:
- a CDS encoding LuxR family transcriptional regulator produces MPARSANLDAVRTALTSENSLGVVITGARGVGKSSLARAAVADLGPDVWSLQLRSGPSGSTTPYGCLSFLLARLPQAYMGSPTAILRGITSLIRSDAAGRPCVITLDTSTSIDDMSAGVLLNVLLTGTAKIVAVAPNSSDLPADFHWLLTERKLTEVRLSNLNELQTRQVLLSLLGHRVASSLVSTYHQMVGGNPLLLKALVTEQQLSGNLVLSDSVWTLRDKVVLDGAASLDDIVRSRWSRETPGTREVIEMLSCARRVELSSLTAIYGADVVADMEDGGLLEIDDSEHRWVSLREKYIGDVVRTWLSISRRRELRNVLLGGREPDPAAMTVEELMSFAAWTHECEAELAPALALAAAQAAVQLFDPRFALTYADMVQRTDAGWASAQRQKAAAYLQLDLPVQALSALEDISQPELEALDFEEYAQVVAAKARVMRSLPEQAAKVPELLASARERLDRTAQGSSWPAPAAVAANRISLSEFEYQAHAGEYAAMIPALERAADPAVNPDTEFRLQSSITLMGALALTGREMDALGLMRQLGGQLTDASHIVGLRERYIREAYFVLLVAGQWRRCIDLLTPFSAGQPHRLPYRSAATELAAGVAFAFSGRGEAALEPLISAAAQLELQPVQAALRTAYAATALAYAQTGNAAFARKYLTKLQRTSGKAGFATESIIEFCALVAGRWLGDSEAVAGLKQGARRNLEAGRHTIAGLYLLAATVNGSDTDFRLLEDIAGHRQGPLAEVSRLIAVGSRTKDAKALLAGGELAATLELDAVEARCMALAVDFARQEGDALSARTAQARLDILAATVSNLPIVPSSGSPLLTSRERQIARMAGRGASNRDIAMEMGVSVRTVEGHLYQVFTKLGVTSRGDLTGLV; encoded by the coding sequence ATGCCTGCACGAAGCGCCAACCTCGACGCCGTCCGCACCGCCCTGACCAGCGAAAACTCCCTGGGTGTTGTGATCACCGGTGCCAGGGGAGTGGGTAAGTCCTCCTTGGCCCGCGCAGCAGTTGCGGACCTCGGTCCGGACGTCTGGTCATTGCAGCTCCGGAGCGGGCCTTCGGGCTCCACCACCCCGTACGGCTGCCTGTCGTTCCTGCTGGCCCGGCTGCCGCAGGCCTACATGGGGTCGCCCACCGCCATCCTGCGCGGCATCACCTCGCTTATCCGCAGCGACGCCGCCGGAAGGCCCTGCGTCATCACGCTGGACACCTCCACCAGCATCGACGACATGAGCGCCGGCGTGCTGCTGAACGTCCTGCTGACCGGTACGGCGAAAATTGTTGCAGTTGCCCCCAATTCCAGTGACTTGCCGGCGGATTTCCACTGGCTGCTCACGGAACGGAAGCTGACCGAAGTACGGCTCAGCAACCTCAACGAGCTGCAGACCAGGCAGGTCCTGCTGTCCCTGCTGGGCCACCGCGTCGCTTCCTCACTGGTCAGCACCTACCACCAGATGGTGGGTGGAAATCCCTTGCTGCTCAAAGCCCTGGTCACCGAACAGCAGCTCTCCGGAAACCTTGTCCTGTCTGATTCCGTCTGGACGCTGCGGGACAAGGTGGTTCTCGACGGCGCTGCCAGCCTTGATGACATCGTCCGTTCCCGGTGGTCGCGGGAAACACCCGGAACCCGCGAGGTCATCGAGATGCTCTCCTGCGCCCGGCGGGTGGAGCTCTCCAGCCTCACCGCCATTTACGGCGCGGACGTGGTCGCTGACATGGAAGACGGCGGCCTGCTGGAGATTGATGACTCCGAGCACCGCTGGGTGTCGCTGCGGGAGAAATACATCGGGGACGTCGTGAGGACCTGGCTGAGCATTTCCCGGCGGCGGGAGCTTCGCAACGTTTTGCTGGGCGGCCGGGAGCCGGATCCGGCAGCCATGACGGTGGAGGAACTGATGTCCTTTGCCGCCTGGACCCACGAGTGCGAGGCCGAGCTGGCTCCGGCGCTGGCGCTGGCGGCGGCCCAGGCCGCGGTCCAGCTCTTCGATCCCCGTTTTGCTTTGACCTACGCGGATATGGTGCAGAGGACCGACGCCGGGTGGGCGTCCGCGCAGCGGCAAAAGGCCGCGGCGTATCTTCAGTTGGACCTGCCGGTCCAGGCCCTCTCCGCCCTGGAGGATATTTCCCAGCCAGAACTTGAGGCCCTGGACTTTGAGGAATATGCCCAGGTAGTTGCCGCCAAAGCGCGGGTCATGCGCTCCCTTCCGGAGCAGGCGGCCAAGGTCCCGGAATTGCTCGCCTCCGCCCGGGAACGGCTGGACCGGACGGCCCAGGGGTCTTCCTGGCCCGCGCCGGCAGCAGTGGCGGCGAACCGCATCTCCTTGAGTGAATTCGAATACCAGGCCCATGCCGGTGAGTACGCTGCCATGATCCCCGCGCTCGAACGTGCGGCCGATCCCGCCGTCAACCCGGACACCGAGTTCCGGCTCCAGTCCTCGATCACCCTGATGGGCGCCCTCGCGCTGACCGGTCGCGAGATGGACGCACTGGGCCTTATGCGGCAGCTTGGCGGCCAGCTCACCGACGCCTCGCACATCGTCGGCCTCCGTGAGCGCTACATCAGGGAGGCCTACTTCGTCCTGCTGGTGGCGGGGCAGTGGCGGCGCTGCATCGATCTCCTCACGCCCTTCAGCGCCGGCCAGCCCCACCGGCTGCCGTACCGCAGCGCCGCCACCGAGCTCGCTGCCGGGGTGGCCTTTGCTTTTTCCGGCCGCGGCGAAGCCGCCCTGGAGCCCCTGATCTCCGCTGCAGCCCAGCTGGAGCTGCAACCGGTCCAGGCGGCGCTGCGAACCGCGTACGCGGCCACGGCGCTGGCTTATGCGCAGACCGGCAACGCTGCGTTCGCCCGCAAGTACCTCACCAAGCTGCAACGGACTTCCGGCAAGGCAGGATTTGCCACGGAGAGCATCATCGAGTTCTGTGCGCTGGTCGCCGGCCGGTGGCTGGGAGACTCGGAAGCGGTGGCCGGCCTCAAGCAGGGTGCCCGCCGTAACCTGGAGGCGGGCAGGCACACCATCGCCGGCCTCTACCTGCTGGCAGCAACCGTGAACGGCAGCGATACCGACTTCCGTCTTCTGGAGGACATCGCCGGTCACAGGCAGGGCCCGCTGGCGGAAGTGTCACGGCTGATCGCCGTCGGAAGCAGGACAAAGGATGCCAAGGCCCTGCTCGCTGGCGGCGAACTCGCGGCCACGCTCGAACTCGACGCCGTGGAAGCCCGATGCATGGCACTTGCGGTGGATTTCGCCCGCCAGGAGGGGGACGCCCTCTCTGCACGGACGGCGCAGGCACGGCTGGACATCCTGGCCGCCACAGTCTCCAACCTGCCGATCGTGCCCAGCAGCGGGAGCCCGCTGCTGACCAGCCGGGAACGGCAAATTGCCCGCATGGCCGGCCGCGGCGCCTCAAACCGTGACATCGCCATGGAAATGGGTGTGTCAGTCCGCACCGTTGAAGGCCATCTGTACCAGGTCTTCACTAAGCTGGGCGTGACTTCAAGGGGTGATCTGACTGGACTCGTCTAA
- a CDS encoding LuxR family transcriptional regulator: MVRNGTHQAVFIMAGAGIGKSAVTDAVTERLAGSMSILRIHASSALAGVPFGVLTPYTGELTAEESVSPVAVLRSMWSYFEKLKGGNGAPVLLAVDDAHHLDDASAGVLAEVISAGWATVVAAARPRPGLPQPLDQLWYDGLAERVDLRPLNREQIEEVLAHALDGTVPGATVDAIWNASGGNPRILDALLHDSAEAGVLAKRNGIWMLLGSLPADGPRLAAVVAKDHLRRGPEEQEALKLIALAGPVGRKVIEDISGAAVVRSLLDQQMIVEAPGIPAELAIWNGLFAGAIRNTVSVSRSLQLLEKVKAHQDPTLLQGEGRLRSVEWALECGLRVSDDELLSAAKEALLRFRNHSARSIAARIHHPPLVPMAQAIQARALYNEGSYSEAAALLDACWLPLAGDTEGPAVLLLRVSAHQALGHPLGVVAEDVEKHAAPSGGEKSWQEELLHLLQLAAEVNVQALNDYVDAMRKRRAGSGGEPLRAMAEGLLAHALASAGRPVQGLEAALLAASELPPLQGSLFFFPEFVLGRLVSDYLAMGEWESAERELNHYAAGNAPGAATFNGSLELLQGYSLLRQGRMERAYQVLLPAVEALRLNDPLQLYRFGTALGFYAAARLGDSEQAKRLEQDHKDAGAGWPAHDLLAEAYVSAAAEYLARDGKGLAALQTLMTTTEASARTGNLLEVFAMCWDLGDPSVVPMVQTAARGVEGRWAEALLTLATAWENADGDTLMATAGSLEEAGFVNLAREAYARASTVLEQAGERRRSRQAVAQREKCDHELGERFREGRFIAAAPAVRLTRREQDIVELAVQGLTDREIAQRLMVSVRTVEGHLYRTYVKLGVRSRDELESALPK; this comes from the coding sequence ATGGTGCGGAACGGCACCCACCAGGCCGTCTTCATCATGGCCGGCGCGGGCATTGGAAAGTCGGCAGTGACTGACGCCGTGACGGAGCGCCTCGCCGGGAGCATGAGTATCCTGCGCATCCACGCCAGCTCGGCCCTGGCAGGGGTGCCGTTCGGGGTCCTGACTCCCTATACGGGGGAGCTCACGGCGGAGGAGTCCGTCTCACCCGTCGCGGTGCTCCGTTCCATGTGGTCATACTTCGAGAAGCTGAAGGGCGGCAACGGAGCTCCTGTCCTGCTTGCCGTGGACGATGCCCACCACCTGGACGACGCATCGGCAGGCGTGCTGGCCGAGGTGATCTCGGCCGGCTGGGCCACCGTGGTGGCGGCCGCCCGTCCCCGGCCCGGCCTGCCGCAGCCGTTGGACCAGCTGTGGTACGACGGTCTTGCCGAGCGCGTGGACCTCCGTCCCCTCAACCGCGAACAGATTGAAGAGGTCCTGGCCCACGCCCTTGACGGGACAGTCCCTGGAGCGACTGTGGACGCCATTTGGAATGCGTCGGGAGGCAACCCCCGGATACTCGATGCCCTGCTCCATGACTCTGCTGAGGCCGGCGTCCTCGCTAAACGCAACGGAATCTGGATGCTGCTGGGCTCCCTGCCCGCGGACGGGCCACGCCTCGCAGCGGTGGTGGCCAAGGACCACCTCCGGCGCGGGCCCGAGGAACAGGAAGCCCTGAAGCTCATCGCCCTCGCAGGGCCGGTGGGCAGGAAAGTCATCGAAGACATCAGCGGGGCTGCGGTGGTCCGTTCACTGCTGGACCAGCAAATGATCGTTGAAGCGCCCGGCATCCCGGCCGAGCTTGCCATCTGGAACGGGCTCTTTGCCGGCGCCATCAGGAATACTGTCTCCGTCTCCCGCAGCCTCCAGCTGCTGGAGAAGGTCAAGGCCCACCAGGACCCCACCCTGCTGCAGGGGGAGGGCCGGCTGCGATCCGTGGAGTGGGCCCTGGAGTGCGGACTCCGGGTCAGTGACGACGAGCTGCTGTCGGCAGCCAAAGAGGCCCTGCTGAGGTTCCGCAACCACAGTGCGCGTTCCATCGCGGCACGCATCCACCATCCTCCGCTGGTTCCGATGGCCCAGGCCATCCAGGCGCGGGCACTGTACAACGAAGGCTCCTATTCGGAGGCCGCGGCCCTCCTGGACGCCTGCTGGCTCCCGCTGGCGGGGGACACCGAGGGTCCGGCGGTTCTGCTGCTCCGGGTTTCGGCACACCAGGCCCTCGGCCACCCCCTTGGCGTGGTGGCGGAGGACGTCGAAAAGCACGCCGCACCTTCCGGCGGCGAAAAGAGCTGGCAGGAAGAACTCCTGCACCTGCTGCAGCTGGCTGCCGAGGTCAACGTCCAGGCGTTGAACGACTACGTGGACGCCATGCGGAAGCGCCGCGCAGGCTCCGGCGGCGAACCCCTCCGTGCCATGGCCGAGGGGCTGCTGGCCCATGCCCTGGCTTCCGCCGGACGCCCCGTACAGGGCCTGGAGGCTGCCCTGCTGGCAGCCTCGGAGCTTCCCCCGTTGCAGGGCAGCCTTTTTTTCTTCCCGGAGTTCGTGCTGGGGCGGCTGGTCTCCGACTACCTGGCCATGGGTGAATGGGAGTCGGCTGAGCGGGAACTCAACCACTACGCCGCCGGAAATGCACCCGGGGCCGCCACCTTCAACGGAAGCCTTGAGCTGCTCCAGGGCTACTCGCTGCTGCGGCAGGGGAGAATGGAGCGCGCCTACCAGGTGCTGCTGCCCGCCGTCGAGGCGCTGAGGCTCAATGACCCGCTGCAGCTGTACCGGTTCGGCACCGCACTGGGCTTCTACGCTGCCGCCAGGCTGGGGGACTCGGAACAGGCAAAGCGCCTGGAACAGGATCACAAAGATGCCGGTGCCGGCTGGCCCGCGCATGATCTCCTTGCTGAAGCCTACGTGTCCGCGGCTGCCGAATACCTTGCCCGGGACGGCAAGGGCCTGGCCGCCTTACAGACGCTGATGACCACCACGGAGGCGTCCGCCCGGACCGGAAACCTCCTTGAAGTCTTCGCCATGTGCTGGGACCTCGGTGACCCCTCGGTTGTCCCCATGGTGCAGACGGCCGCCCGCGGGGTGGAAGGCCGCTGGGCGGAAGCCCTGCTGACCCTGGCCACCGCTTGGGAAAACGCCGACGGCGATACCCTCATGGCAACGGCTGGCTCGCTGGAGGAGGCAGGCTTTGTCAACCTGGCCCGGGAAGCGTATGCCCGCGCCAGCACGGTACTGGAACAGGCCGGCGAACGCCGCCGGTCCCGGCAAGCCGTTGCCCAGCGCGAGAAGTGCGACCACGAACTCGGGGAACGGTTCCGGGAAGGCCGCTTCATTGCAGCGGCGCCGGCCGTCCGCCTCACCCGGCGGGAACAGGACATCGTGGAGCTGGCAGTGCAGGGGCTGACCGACCGGGAGATTGCGCAGCGGCTGATGGTCTCCGTACGGACGGTGGAGGGCCACCTGTACCGCACCTACGTCAAGCTTGGGGTCCGAAGCCGCGATGAGCTGGAGTCCGCCCTCCCCAAGTAG